A portion of the Oxynema aestuarii AP17 genome contains these proteins:
- the mnmE gene encoding tRNA uridine-5-carboxymethylaminomethyl(34) synthesis GTPase MnmE translates to MAPEYAAAETIAAIATAIVPQQGSIGIVRMSGSEAIAIAERLFDAPGRQPWDSHRVLYGYVRHPQTRQVVDEALLLLMKAPRSYTREDVVEFHCHGGIMPVQQVLQLCLEAGARLAEPGEFTLRAFLNGRLDLTQAQSVADLVGAQSAAAAQAALAGIRGKLSQPIRQWRADSLDLLAEIEARIDFEEDLPPLDEAEIVRQIDRLVGEMSEILGTAQQGELLRMGLKVAIVGRPNVGKSSLLNAWSRSDRAIVTDLPGTTRDVVESQLVVRGIPVQILDTAGIRETEDRVEQIGVERSRLAAESADVVLLTVDAALGWTPGDREIYDRVKHRPLILVINKIDRADTLPEIPVGESIRATVKTCAVRNEGIEDLETALLQAVGAGSVEAANLEIAIDRRQAAALTRAKTCLEQVQKTIADHLPLDFWTIDLRGAIQALGEISGEEVTESVLDRIFSRFCIGK, encoded by the coding sequence ATGGCGCCAGAATATGCGGCAGCAGAAACGATCGCGGCAATTGCGACGGCGATCGTTCCCCAACAGGGGAGTATCGGTATTGTGAGAATGTCCGGGTCGGAGGCGATCGCGATCGCCGAACGCCTGTTCGACGCCCCGGGACGGCAACCGTGGGACAGCCACCGGGTCTTGTACGGCTACGTCCGCCATCCCCAAACCCGGCAAGTCGTCGATGAAGCCTTGTTACTGCTGATGAAAGCCCCCCGGTCTTACACCCGCGAAGACGTGGTGGAATTTCACTGTCACGGCGGCATCATGCCCGTCCAGCAAGTGTTACAACTGTGCTTGGAAGCCGGGGCGCGGTTGGCCGAACCGGGAGAATTTACCTTGCGAGCCTTCTTAAACGGGCGGCTGGACTTGACCCAGGCGCAAAGTGTGGCCGATTTGGTCGGCGCCCAATCTGCCGCCGCCGCCCAAGCCGCTTTAGCCGGGATTCGGGGCAAATTAAGCCAGCCGATCCGCCAGTGGCGCGCGGACAGTCTCGACTTACTCGCCGAGATCGAAGCGCGGATCGATTTTGAAGAAGACTTGCCGCCTTTAGACGAAGCGGAGATCGTGCGGCAGATCGATCGCCTCGTCGGCGAAATGAGCGAGATTTTAGGGACGGCGCAACAGGGGGAACTGTTGCGGATGGGCTTGAAGGTGGCGATCGTCGGTCGTCCCAACGTGGGAAAATCGAGCTTGTTAAATGCCTGGAGTCGCAGCGATCGCGCGATCGTGACCGACTTACCCGGGACGACCCGCGACGTGGTGGAATCCCAATTAGTCGTACGGGGAATCCCGGTACAGATCCTCGATACGGCAGGAATTCGCGAAACCGAGGATCGGGTCGAACAAATCGGCGTGGAGCGATCGCGGTTGGCGGCGGAATCGGCGGATGTGGTCTTGTTGACTGTCGATGCTGCACTCGGGTGGACGCCGGGCGATCGTGAAATTTACGATCGCGTCAAACACCGCCCCCTGATTCTCGTCATCAACAAAATCGATCGCGCGGACACCCTACCGGAAATCCCCGTCGGCGAGTCGATTCGGGCGACGGTCAAAACTTGCGCCGTCCGCAACGAAGGCATTGAAGACCTCGAAACCGCCCTGTTACAAGCGGTGGGCGCGGGTTCGGTAGAAGCCGCCAACCTGGAAATCGCGATCGATCGCCGCCAAGCTGCCGCCCTCACTCGCGCCAAAACTTGCCTCGAACAAGTTCAAAAAACGATCGCCGACCACCTCCCCCTCGACTTTTGGACGATCGACTTACGCGGCGCCATCCAAGCCCTCGGGGAGATTTCGGGAGAAGAAGTCACCGAGTCGGTCCTCGATCGCATCTTCAGCCGTTTTTGCATCGGTAAGTAG
- a CDS encoding DUF2062 domain-containing protein: MNQLSYPKVKPQCDKPLDENHDSRRDSVQGSAPRERSRWERFKDWVNPLPCSLERRPDWKRRLRYFYYRFLRIKGSPQYLARGLAIGVFAGFFPLFGLQTLIGIGLAIPCRGHKLMAAAGTWVSNPLTYGPIFWLNFEVGQWVLGSGEVFASEFLESASALLLLGTEFVTTLLVGCTIVGTIAASASYFIGLWAIGQFRQARRGDRHRKSIEGRHL; the protein is encoded by the coding sequence ATGAACCAATTGTCCTATCCCAAGGTCAAGCCCCAGTGCGATAAACCATTGGACGAAAACCACGATTCCCGTCGAGATTCGGTGCAAGGGTCGGCCCCTCGGGAGCGATCGCGGTGGGAGAGATTCAAGGATTGGGTCAATCCCTTGCCTTGTTCCCTGGAACGGCGACCGGATTGGAAGCGACGGCTGCGTTATTTTTACTATCGCTTTTTGCGAATTAAAGGTAGCCCCCAATATTTAGCGCGAGGGTTGGCGATCGGGGTTTTTGCCGGGTTTTTTCCCTTATTTGGCTTGCAAACTTTAATCGGCATCGGTTTGGCGATTCCCTGTCGCGGTCACAAGCTGATGGCTGCCGCCGGAACCTGGGTGAGCAATCCCCTGACCTACGGGCCGATCTTTTGGCTCAATTTTGAGGTCGGTCAGTGGGTGTTGGGGTCTGGGGAAGTCTTCGCCAGCGAGTTTTTAGAATCGGCCTCGGCGTTGTTGCTGTTGGGGACGGAGTTCGTGACGACCCTGTTGGTCGGTTGCACGATCGTCGGCACGATCGCCGCCAGTGCCAGTTATTTTATCGGGTTGTGGGCGATCGGCCAATTTCGTCAGGCCCGCCGAGGCGATCGCCATCGCAAATCTATTGAAGGGCGCCACCTCTGA
- a CDS encoding serine/threonine-protein kinase, with protein MIGKLLDRRYRIIKVLGTGEFGQTYLAADTHRPGYPQCVVKQLRPPSNNPRTLQIIELIFKKKAESLEKLGKHDQIPQLLAFFEEDKEFFLVEEFIPGRPLSADIGQGNPLEEAVVVSLLQEILEILVFVHGHGIVHRDINPENLIRRQLDNQLVLINFGPIKEISYQLMKTQGQSSLNGSGEVNTYVPLESAQLHAPYGDDLYAVGAIAIQAVSGLSARELPPLSASNGTKGEVAPWRQNLKVSGEFARILEKMVHANPGDRYLSATEVLADLRKLNPRPEGVFAAIAPPTPPVTSPPAQTPEERPRPALKGSSSRWRSPVSSGSLLWSAIGILGAVGVVVVLWLFLAQSARHRVDRLKTTGLELVDRGDPQAALEEFNQAVELEPDNPEAHYNRGNVHYDLGNYQAALEDYDRTLELSPNKTNAFYNRGLTHYELENYPEAIADFTRAIEDNPNDADAYYKRGLVYYELLDYEKAIADYTEAIRLDPQQANLALLNRGLSRSASGDKQGAISDFTEVLRSDRNNPDAFYSRGRDRFFLADYQGAMEDYSEAIRLNPGNPAYYTNRCATYLNLSQYDKAIADCTKAIELDPKDGTAYGNRCIAHVNLGNAAQAVVDCTEAIQIHPDYAKFYSNRGLARSVSGDKAGAIADYTKAIQLVPSDAVAYSNRAAAYADKGNSSAAIADYSQAIRLKPDFDRAYHDRALLRAQLGDKPGAIEDLQKAATLCLDRGQASCYNDAQAQIRQLR; from the coding sequence ATGATCGGCAAACTTTTAGACAGGCGTTATCGAATTATCAAAGTTCTGGGAACGGGGGAATTCGGACAGACCTATTTAGCGGCAGATACCCACCGCCCGGGCTATCCTCAATGCGTCGTCAAGCAATTGCGACCGCCGAGTAACAATCCGAGAACTTTGCAAATTATAGAACTTATTTTTAAAAAAAAGGCAGAATCTTTAGAAAAACTCGGCAAACACGACCAAATCCCCCAACTGCTGGCTTTTTTTGAAGAAGATAAAGAATTTTTCCTGGTTGAAGAATTTATTCCCGGACGACCACTTTCGGCGGACATCGGCCAGGGAAATCCCCTGGAAGAAGCGGTGGTGGTGTCGTTATTACAAGAAATTTTAGAAATTTTAGTGTTCGTCCACGGTCACGGAATCGTTCATCGGGATATCAATCCCGAGAATCTGATCCGACGCCAACTCGATAATCAATTGGTTTTGATTAACTTCGGACCGATTAAAGAAATTAGTTATCAGTTAATGAAAACTCAAGGGCAATCCTCGTTGAATGGATCGGGGGAAGTCAATACCTACGTGCCTTTGGAGTCGGCCCAATTACATGCCCCTTACGGGGACGATCTTTATGCGGTGGGGGCGATCGCCATTCAGGCGGTTTCGGGGTTGTCGGCCCGCGAGTTGCCGCCGTTATCGGCGTCGAACGGGACCAAAGGGGAAGTGGCGCCCTGGCGACAAAATTTGAAAGTCTCTGGGGAGTTCGCCCGGATTTTGGAAAAAATGGTACACGCCAATCCCGGCGATCGCTATTTGTCGGCGACGGAGGTGCTGGCGGATTTGAGAAAGCTCAACCCCCGCCCGGAAGGGGTTTTCGCGGCGATCGCGCCGCCGACGCCTCCGGTGACGAGTCCCCCTGCACAGACCCCGGAAGAACGCCCGCGCCCCGCACTGAAGGGGTCGTCGTCGCGATGGCGATCGCCGGTCAGTTCGGGGTCGCTGTTGTGGAGTGCGATCGGCATTCTCGGCGCCGTCGGGGTGGTGGTGGTGTTGTGGTTGTTTTTGGCCCAGTCGGCCCGCCATCGGGTAGATCGGTTGAAAACCACGGGGTTGGAGTTGGTGGATCGGGGCGACCCCCAGGCGGCCCTCGAAGAGTTCAATCAGGCGGTGGAATTGGAACCGGACAATCCGGAAGCGCACTACAACCGAGGCAATGTCCATTACGATTTGGGGAATTATCAGGCGGCCCTGGAGGATTACGATCGCACCCTGGAGTTATCGCCGAATAAGACGAATGCGTTTTACAATCGCGGTTTGACTCATTACGAGTTGGAAAATTATCCCGAGGCGATCGCCGATTTTACCCGGGCGATCGAAGATAATCCCAACGATGCGGATGCGTATTACAAGCGGGGGTTGGTATATTACGAGTTACTCGATTACGAGAAGGCGATCGCCGATTATACCGAGGCGATCCGTCTCGACCCCCAACAGGCGAATTTGGCGCTTTTGAATCGGGGCTTGTCTCGGTCGGCGTCCGGGGACAAACAAGGGGCGATCTCGGATTTTACCGAGGTGCTTCGTTCCGATCGCAACAATCCCGATGCGTTCTACAGTCGCGGGCGCGATCGCTTCTTCCTGGCGGATTATCAAGGGGCGATGGAGGACTACAGCGAGGCGATCCGGCTCAATCCGGGCAATCCGGCGTACTATACCAATCGTTGTGCGACTTATTTGAATTTGTCGCAATACGACAAGGCGATCGCCGACTGTACGAAGGCGATCGAACTCGACCCCAAAGATGGAACCGCTTACGGCAATCGCTGTATCGCTCACGTCAATCTCGGCAATGCCGCACAAGCGGTGGTTGATTGTACCGAAGCGATTCAGATCCATCCCGATTATGCGAAGTTTTATAGCAATCGCGGTTTGGCGCGATCGGTCTCCGGGGACAAAGCCGGGGCGATCGCCGATTATACTAAGGCGATCCAGTTGGTACCCAGTGACGCGGTTGCCTACAGCAATCGGGCGGCAGCTTATGCAGATAAGGGGAACAGCAGTGCGGCGATCGCCGACTACAGCCAAGCGATCCGCCTCAAACCCGATTTCGACCGCGCCTACCACGATCGCGCCTTACTGCGCGCCCAACTCGGCGACAAACCCGGGGCGATCGAAGACCTCCAAAAAGCCGCCACCCTCTGCCTCGATCGCGGTCAAGCCAGTTGCTACAACGACGCCCAAGCCCAAATCCGCCAACTCCGTTAA
- a CDS encoding IS110 family transposase → MKPTILGIDISKKKFHAALMLENGKTKPKVFSNDPEKFNELLTWPNRHHVTSIHACMEATSIYGEALAEFLYEAGFTVSVVNPARIKGFAKGELLRTKTDQVDAALIARFCAAIRPPAWLPLSPEVKERQALLRRLESLMEIQQQEKNLLETATGTIAKSIESHLEYLEQAISQTKEPISGHFYQHPNLKAQRDLLTTIPGIGEHSAAVILAEIGTVQAYKNARQVAAHAGLTPVERKSGSSVNGKPRLSRMGNARLRNGLYWPAIVAWRHNPLLKTFGDRLLARGKAKMQVIGAVMRKLLHLAFGILKSNKPFDPNFLSTAP, encoded by the coding sequence ATGAAACCAACAATTCTCGGCATCGATATCAGCAAGAAGAAATTTCATGCAGCTCTGATGCTGGAGAACGGCAAAACCAAACCGAAAGTGTTCTCGAATGATCCAGAAAAATTCAACGAGTTGCTCACCTGGCCTAATCGACATCATGTAACCAGCATTCATGCTTGCATGGAAGCAACAAGCATTTATGGCGAGGCTTTGGCTGAGTTCTTGTACGAAGCAGGTTTCACCGTCAGCGTTGTCAATCCCGCAAGGATTAAAGGCTTTGCCAAAGGGGAATTACTTCGTACCAAGACCGATCAAGTCGATGCCGCCCTCATTGCTCGTTTCTGTGCAGCCATACGTCCACCAGCTTGGCTCCCGTTATCTCCAGAAGTCAAAGAACGACAAGCACTTTTAAGGCGCTTGGAGTCCTTGATGGAGATCCAACAACAGGAGAAAAACCTTCTAGAAACGGCAACTGGCACAATTGCCAAATCCATTGAAAGTCACCTAGAGTACCTCGAACAGGCGATTTCACAAACTAAGGAGCCGATCTCAGGCCACTTTTACCAGCATCCCAACCTCAAAGCACAGCGCGATCTGCTGACCACTATCCCTGGGATTGGTGAACACAGTGCTGCTGTAATCTTGGCAGAAATTGGCACAGTACAAGCGTATAAAAATGCTCGCCAAGTTGCCGCTCATGCCGGGTTGACGCCTGTTGAACGTAAGAGTGGTTCTTCTGTAAATGGGAAGCCGAGATTATCGCGCATGGGTAACGCCCGGTTACGAAATGGTTTGTATTGGCCTGCCATTGTCGCCTGGCGACACAATCCCTTGCTCAAGACCTTTGGCGATCGTTTACTCGCTCGTGGCAAGGCGAAGATGCAAGTTATTGGAGCCGTGATGCGAAAGCTGTTGCATTTGGCTTTCGGGATTTTAAAGTCTAACAAGCCTTTCGATCCCAACTTTTTATCCACAGCCCCTTGA
- the leuD gene encoding 3-isopropylmalate dehydratase small subunit, with the protein MSSEIKTVTGRGIPVRGNDIDTDRIIPARFLRCVSFDGLGEHAFADDRSASKGEHPFDRPEYREAKVLVVNGNFGCGSSREHAPQAIARWGIEAIVGESFAEIFFGNCVAIGVPCLTADTQSVEQLQDTIAANPHLELTVDLEAMQVRAGNLTISVTLPDGPRNMLTTGTWDTCGQLVTQAEEIRATATKLPYVSWQTV; encoded by the coding sequence ATGAGTAGCGAAATCAAAACAGTCACCGGACGCGGTATTCCCGTGCGAGGGAACGATATCGATACGGACCGGATCATTCCGGCGCGGTTTTTGCGTTGCGTCAGCTTTGACGGCTTGGGAGAACATGCCTTCGCGGACGATCGCAGTGCCAGTAAGGGCGAGCATCCCTTCGACCGACCGGAGTATCGAGAGGCGAAAGTTTTGGTAGTGAACGGCAATTTCGGCTGTGGGTCGAGTCGGGAACACGCGCCCCAGGCGATCGCCCGGTGGGGAATCGAGGCGATCGTCGGCGAGAGTTTTGCCGAGATTTTCTTCGGAAACTGCGTGGCGATCGGGGTTCCCTGCCTGACCGCAGACACACAAAGTGTGGAACAATTGCAAGATACTATTGCTGCCAATCCGCACCTTGAATTAACGGTGGATCTCGAAGCAATGCAAGTGCGCGCGGGGAATCTCACAATTTCCGTCACTCTCCCCGACGGACCGCGTAACATGCTGACGACCGGGACTTGGGACACCTGCGGCCAGTTAGTGACCCAAGCCGAGGAGATTCGCGCGACTGCGACCAAGTTACCTTATGTTTCTTGGCAGACGGTTTAA